AAAAAGAAGACTTATACCACCAGGCGAAAGACTTATTCCTGAAGCATTGGGATGGGGATCCTGTACGACTCCTCGGGGTCACGGCACAGGATGTAGTGGAGAAAAGCGAAGCCACGGAACAGCTGGACTTATTTTCTTATAAGAAAGTCGCCGAAAAGGAACCACTCTACAACGTATTATCCAAGCTCCATGACAAATTTGGGAAAGATTCCATCTCTCAAGGGATTAAAGCCAAGAATAAGAAAAAGTCTTATGACCAGAAACAGGACACAAGCTTCAACAAAGACTTCTTAAGGGAATGACAGTTGGAAAAGGGGACATCTTATAACAGTAACGTACTTCTCAATCGGATTATTTGCATCAATGAACCATTCTTGTTAGATTGAAATAGACTCCGGTCATTCATTTGATATAACTGAAGAAGTAATGAAATCATGATTCTATAGATGAAAGGACGTTGATGTTATGGCTCAGGAAATCGGTGTTATTGGATTAGCCGTTATGGGAAAAAACTTGGCATGGAATATTGAAAGCAGGGGATACTCTGTTTCTGTATACAATCGTTCCAGTGAGAAAACGGAAGAAATGATGAACGAATCGAAGGGCAAGAATGTCAATCCTACATATTCAATCGAGGAATTCGTCAACTCATTGGAAAAGCCTAGGAAGATTCTTCTGATGGTCAAGGCTGGAAATCCGACTGATGCGACTATCGAACAATTAAAACCCTTCCTTGAAAAAGGTGACATCCTGATCGATGGGGGAAATACGTTCTTTGAGGATACCCGTCGACGCAATCAGGAACTAAGTGAACTTGGCATTCACTTTATCGGGACGGGTGTGTCCGGTGGGGAGGAAGGTGCACTGACAGGTCCATCCATCATGCCTGGAGGACAGAAGGAAGCATATGATCTCGTGGCTCCTATCCTGAAAGATATCGCAGCGAAGGTTGACGGAGATCCATGTACGACGTATATCGGTCCCGACGGCGCAGGTCACTATGTGAAAATGGTGCACAACGGTATTGAATATGGAGATATGCAACTGATCGCGGAATCTTATTTCCTGATGAAAAATGTCCTTGGCTTGAGTGCAGAAGAACTTCATGAAGTGTTTGCGGACTGGAATGAAGGTGAGCTTGACAGCTATCTCATCGAAATCACAGCTGATATCTTTACGAAGAAAGATGAAGAAACCGGCAAGCCTATGGTGGATGTCATCCTCGATAAAGCAGGTCAAAAGGGTACGGGTAAATGGACAAGTCAAAGTGCATTGGATCTCGGTGTATCTTTACCGATCATCACGGAGTCTGTCTTCGCCCGTTTCATTTCAGCGATTAAGGATGAACGTGTAAAGGCGAGCAAGATGCTGAAAGGTCCAGACACGAAACCGTTCGATGGTGATAAGAAAGCATTGGTCGAATCGATTCGGAAAGCTCTTTACATGAGTAAGATCTGTTCGTATGCGCAAGGCTTTGCCCAGATGCGTTCTGCGTCTGATGAGTACAAATGGGATCTCGAGTACGGAGATATCGCCATGATCTTCCGCGGAGGCTGTATCATCCGTGCACAGTTCCTGCAGAAGATTAAAGAGGCATATGATCGTGAATCCAATCTCACTAACCTTTTACTCGATCCTTACTTCAAAGAGATCGTCGAAAGCTATCAATACGCACTCCGTGAAGTCATCAGTGTCGCCGTCCAGAATGGCGTACCGGTTCCCGGCTTCTCGGCAGCCCTTTCTTATTATGACAGCTACCGCACAGAAACGCTTCCTGCGAATTTAATCCAGGCTCAGCGGGACTACTTCGGTGCTCATACCTACGAACGTGTGGATAAAGAAGGTATTTTCCATACAGAGTGGATGAAATAATTAAATGATTCAAGCCCCTTTCTGATGAAGAAAGGGGCTTTTAATAATATCATGATGTCGAGTGGAACGAATCAGAATTACATACGGAATGAATAACATTCCCCAAACAGATTTCTTTGATTTTCACTACGGGTTTGAAATAATGAAAATGCATCAAGAAAAGAGGAGGCATTTCAATGAGTCAAACCAATACATCGACAGAATCATTATTTAAATCATTCCATAGTGAGAAGCTGCAGTTATCCAACCGTACAGTGATGGCACCTATGACACGGGGTTTCTCACCCAATGGAGTTCCCGGTGAAGACGTTGCCGCTTATTATCGCCGCAGAGCTGAAAATGGTGTAGGATTGATCGTCACGGAGGGAACCGGAATCAATCACCCCTCTTCTGTTTCAGGAGCGAGCATCCCTCTTTTCCATGGGGAAGAATCACTGAATGGATGGGCAAACGTCGTGAAGGAAGTCCATCAAGCAGGAGGAAAGATCGTACCACAGCTTTGGCATGTGGGGATGACCCGTAAAAAGGGGGAGCTTCCAAATGAAGAAGCGTTTCCTGTTGGACCATCAGGACTGAGTCTTTCAGGTAAAGAAATCACGGAGCCTATGTCGGAAGAGGAAGTCGTCCAGATGGTGGAAGCGTATGCCCAAGCTGCTGCAGATGCGAAACGCATAGGCTTCGACGGCATAGAACTGCACGGGGCACACGGATATTTAATCGATCAGTTTTTCTGGGAGAATACAAACCGTCGTACGGACCGTTATGGAGGAGATCTGGTCGGCAGAACCCGGTTTGCCGTTGAGGTAATTGAGGCTTGCCGACGCGAAGTGGGACCCGATTTCCCAATCATTTTCCGTTTCTCGCAATGGAAAATGAATGATTTCGGTGCAAAGCTTGCAAATACGCCAGATGAACTGGAGCGCTTCCTGGAGCCACTGGTGAATGCAGGCGTAGATATTTTCCATTGCTCGACACGCCGTTTTTGGGAGCCTGAATTTGAAGCATCTGACTTGAATCTCGCCGGGTGGACAAAGAAGCTGACAGGTAAACCGGTTATATCTGTGGGGTCGGTTGGTCTGGACGGGGAGTTCACGAGCTTCTCGGGTGCGGGCACGACTAGCCTGGATGGTCTGATCGACAGACTGGACCTCGGAGAATTCGACCTGGTCGCAATCGGACGCTCACTCCTTCAGGACCCTGAATGGGTGAGGAAGGTGGAAGAAGGCAAGGCGAATGACCTGCTGCCGTTTGATAAGGAAGCACTGAAAAAATTGTATTAAGGCAGTACGGGGTGTCTCTTTGAATGAGGCACCTTTTTTGTGTGTTTACAATAAAAAGACTCCCCGGCAATATACCGGAGAGTCAATAAAGCATTACCCGATCATTTCATCAAACAGCAAGACACGTGCCGGTGATGCATCTGTGTTTTGAATTTTTAGTGGTGCCGCCACCATGAAGTATTGGCCGGCTTTGATATCTTTCAACTGAAGGCCTTCCATGATGATGACGCCGCTTCCCATAAGGCTGCGGTGGGTCGGGTGACCCTCCTGGGCCCGCTCGATTCCGAGGGCATCGATCCCCACTCCTGCAATCTTTTTCTCAGCAAGGTATGCAGCAGCATCTTCTGCTACATAGATGAAGTCAAAGTTGAATTCAGTATCCCATGAATTCTTCGTTTTGAATAGGATGAAGTCATTTTCTTCAATCTCTAATCCTTCAATATCCTTCAGGCTGATTTTCTCATCGGCTTCCGTTACATCAAATACTTTGACAGGGCGGACGAGCTTCTCGATTTCAATCGTTTCAATCGTCTCACCGTCGTTGATCATGTGAAGAGGAGCGTCGACATGAGTTCCTGTATGAACATCCATTGAGAGTCTTGACTCCGTCACATGTCCGTTCGTATTGGTTTCAATACTCGGTTGTTTTTCAGGTTTGTTCTTGTACACGGGCATCCCGTTAAAGATCGGGGCTGTTACGTCATAAATTTTCATAGGTTCCACACCTTTCTTAGCATTGGTCTACATCGAGGTTGGCAATCGGCCACCAGGAGAAGCCGTCTTTTGCGAGCAGATTGTCAGCGGCTTTCGGCCCCATCGAACCTGCTTCATAGTTAGGGAATTCTCCGTCACGTGTATGTTCCCATACTTCAGAGATTTTGTCGACGAAAGCCCATGATAATTTCACTTCATCCCAATGGGTGAAATTCGTAGCATCCCCGCGAAGACAATCGAATAGAAGCTTCTCATACGCCTCAGGTGTGTTCATTCCATCCACGCTATTGTTGGCAAAGTTCAATTTCACTGGAGTCGTTTCGATATTCTGTCCGGATTTTTTCACGTTCAGATGCAGGGTGATCCCTTCTTCCGGCTGAATGTGAATGACCAGCAGGTTCGGTGCCAGTGGCTTGTCCGGGTTGTAATACAGATTCATCGGGATGTCTTTGAACTGGATGACGATCTTCGTTGATTTGGTTTCCATTCTCTTTCCGGTACGGATATAGAACGGGACACCCGCCCAGCGGAAGTTATCGATCATCAATTTACCTGCAACATAGGTTTCCGTATTGGACTGATCATCGACGTTTTCAGCTTCGCGGTAACCAGGGAGAGCTTCATTTCCTGCTTTCCCGGGACCGTACTGACCCCTGACGAAGTAGTCCTTGACTTCATCCTGTTGAAACGGACGAAGGGAACGCAATACACGTACCTTTTCACTGCGGATTTCATCCGTCGTCAATTTGATCGGCGGCTCCATGGCAAGTAATGCAACCATTTGAAGCAGATGGTTTTGAACCATATCGCGAAGGGCCCCGCTTTTTTCGTAATAACGGCCGCGGTCTTCCACACCAAGTTCTTCCGATGAGGTGACCTGGATATTGGAAATATAACGGTTGTTCCAGAGTGGTTCGAACATGGCATTTGAGAAACGGATGACTTCGATGTTCTGCACCATTTCTTTACCAAGATAGTGATCGATACGATAAATTTGATCCTCGGAGAATGATTCACGGATCTGGCTGTTCAATTTTTCGGCTGAAGGCAGGTCGTGACCGAATGGTTTCTCGATCACAAGTCGCTGGAAGCCTTTTGTATCGGTCAAGCCTTGATTTTTCAACTGTTCCGTAATCGTCCCGAAGAATTCAGGAGCCATCGCTAAGTAGAAAACGCGATTGCCTTCTAATTCATATGTTTCATCGAGCTCATCGGATAAGTTCTTCAATGCTTTATATGAATCACTGTTGGATACATCATTCGGCTGATAATAGAAATGTGACACAAACTCATCAATGTTCTCATCGCTGCCTAACGCTTTATGTACCGATGTTTTTACATGCTCCTGGAATTCTTCATTTGACCATTCGCGTCGTGCCACACCTACAACGGCAAAACGCTTTGAGATTTTTCCTTTACGGAACAGATGATAAAGAGATGGATATAGTTTTCTTTTCGCTAGATCACCCGTCGCTCCGAAAATCGTAATCAGAGATGTTGGTGTAGTTGAATTATTCAATGTCATGACCTCACTTTATCTTGTTGTAACCCTTATTTATGCGTTTCTTCTTATTTAATATCCTATACAATTACTTAATTTTAAAGACTTCTCATTCATTTGGCAAATTATATGCTGATGACTTTTTCTGCGTATATGCATGAAAACGTTTTATCTTTTTTGCAAACATCTTCGTCATTATATTGGCTTTAATTTTCATTCTTATGACTCATTTTGCGGGAAAGGGTAAAATATGGGCGATTATGCTAAAATAGAGACAGAATAGCTCATCTGAGGAGTGATGACAGTGGAATTATTATTTCTGGGTACGGGTGCAGGAGTACCGGCCAAGCTCCGCAATGTGACCAGTATCGCTTTGAAATTACTGGAGGAACGCGGTGCGGTTTGGCTATTTGATTGCGGGGAAGCAACCCAGCATCAAATTTTACATACAAGCTTGAAACCAAGAAGAATCGAAAAGATCTTCATTACCCACCTGCATGGTGATCACATATACGGGCTGCCGGGGTTACTCGGGAGCCGTTCCTTCCAGGGAGGGGAAACAAAACTGACGGTATACGGTCCTAAGGGGATCAAGGACTTTATCGAGGTTTCCCTCTCAATCAGCAGGACACACCTTCAATATCCCCTTGAAGTGGTGGAAATCGAGGAAGGGGTCATCTTTCAAGATGAAGGGTTCAGTGTAGTAGCAATGGGGCTCGACCATGCTCTTCCTACTTTCGGCTATCGAGTGATTGAAAAAGATAAGCCCGGTGTCCTTCAGGTGGATCAATTACGTGATAGGGGCGTTCAACCGGGGCCCTTGTATAAGAAATTAAAATGTGGTGAAACGGTTCGACTGGAAGACGGGAGGGAGATCGATGGAAAGGATTTTCTAGGACCTTCGATTCCTGGACGGGTGGTCACGATCCTTGGAGATACAAGATTTTGTTCCAATGCGGTGGAACTTTCCAAGTCCGCAGATGTCCTGGTTCATGAAGCGACCTTCAACCGGGATCAAGAAGAGATGGCCCGGGAATATTACCATTCCACGACAAAGCAGGCTGGAAAGACCGCTCTCCTAGCCGGGGCACGACGCCTTTTCCTGACCCATATTTCTTCCCGGTATGCAAAGGAATCATGGGAAGAATTGGAGAAGGAAGCAAGGGACGTCTTCCCGGAAAGCTATATGGCAAGGGATTTCATGGAATACGACATACCTTTAAAGAAATAGGGGGGAGTGGGATGAAGGAGATCTATATCGTCCGTCATGCGAAAGCGGAAGGACAGCCCTTTGATACACCGTTAACGGAGGAGGGGGAACGTCAGGCACGTCAATTAGCATCCTTTTTAGAAAATCGATCCATTCAAGCGATTTATTCAAGTCCCTTCATAAGGGCACTGGACACGATCGCTCCTTTTGCTGATCGCTCAGGGCTCCGGGTCCAGAAGGATGACAGGCTGGGAGAAAGGGTGCTGAGCGATCAGGATCTTCCTGATTGGATGGAAAAGTTAAAGATGAGCTTTGAGGATTTTTCTCTCTCATTACCTGGCGGGGAATCCAATCAAATGGCGATGGAACGCGCAAGGTCCTTCGTCGATGAGGTGATGGGAAAAGAAGAGGAACACATTGTCTGTGTGAGTCATGGTAATTTAACGACGCTGCTCCTCAGGTTATTTGATGATAGCTATGGATACAATGAACTGTTCGCTCTATCCAATCCCGACGTCTACATCGTCAGGCTGGAGGGGGACCGCGCTTCTGTACAGCGTATTTGGGAGTAGGAATTGCCGTTTAAACAGAAAAAGGGGAATCGAGATGAATTCATTTACATTTGAACATATTTATAATCCGGGTCATATTATAGCTGAAAACGCTCTTTATCTACATATTCATTATCCGGAAATGCTGACGAGGTATGATAGTAACTTTCTTGCATTTAAGAAACAGCCGACTCTTGAAGAATTTATGGAAGCCGCCCGTTTTTTACGGGAATTTCATCAATCAAAAGGCCAGAAGCATGTAAAGTTCCTTCTTCCACAAGATCACAAACCTTCAGAAGATCTGATGGACTATTGTAAAAAAGAGGGATATGACGTCGGGTTCAATGAACTTTATTCCATTGAACCAGATCAATTCCCATTGACGGAAGTGAATCCTGATATAGAAGTCAAGGAAGTGGGCAAGGAAGAACTCCAGGATTATCTTTCTTTTCAGTATGAGCAGGACATGGACTTTGGTCCGGATTTTGCCGACCAAAAGGTGGATATGCATAAGCGGAATTTTGAAAATCCCCGTATCATGCAGCTTCTGGCTTTCTATAAGGGGACGCCGGCCGGATCCGTGGATGTGATCATCGAAGAAGATTCAGCGGAAATAGACGGTTTGATGGTTCACGAATCGTTTCAAAAGAAGGGGATCGGAAGCAGGCTGCAGCGGTATGTCATGGAACGGTTCCCTGACACGTTTATCATCCTGGTTGCGGACGGGGAAGATACGCCAAGACTGATGTACCAAAAGCAGAATTACCGTTGTCTAGGGTTCAGATATGAAGTACAGAAGGTGTATGAATAAATAAAACAAGAGGGGGGACTTCTGGTCCACCCTCTTGTTTGCGTATTTTTTATTTCCAGCCGCGCTCATACTGTTTAGGTGCTTCGATTTCAACACCGAGCTCTTTGGCCGCCGTTCTCGGCCAGTAAGGGTCACGAAGCAATTCCCGTGCAAGGAGGATGACGTCCGCCCGTTCATTTTGCAGGATTTCTTCCGCCTGGATGCCTGTTGTAATCAGTCCAACCGCACCCGTGTCAATGTCGGCACCGTTCTTGATGGTCTCGGCAAGCTTCACCTGATAGCCGGGGAATACCGGGATCCGTGCCGGTACCAGGGCGCCTGAGCTGACATCGATCAAATCGACGCCTTGCTCTTTCATCCATTGTGCAAATACGACGTAGTCCTCGACGTCCAGGCCTTCGTCGTTATAGTCTTTGGCAGAAACCCTCACAAGCAGCGGTCCGTCCCATACTTGTTGAATACCGTCAATGATTTCACGGAGGAAACGGTAGCGGTTTTCTGCCGATCCCCCGTATTCATCTGTTCGTTTATTGGACAGGGGAGAGAGGAACTCGTTGATGAGATATCCGTGGGCTCCGTGAATTTCAATCACATCAAAGCCCGCTTTCTTCGCTCTTTCGGCCCCTTTGATGAATGCGGTGACGGTTTCTTTCACATCATCCGCTGTCATTTCAACAGGTGTTTTCATTTCATCATTAAATGGAAGGGCTGATGGAGCAAGGATATCTCCTTCGAGTACCGCTTTTCTTCCGGCATGGGCAAGCTGGATACCGGTCTTTGCCCCCTGCTCTTTCATCAGATCCACCAACTCTTTTAAGCCTTCAATCTGTTCGTCATTCCAGATCCCCAAATCCTGTGGGGAAATCCTTCCCTGTGGTGTAACCGCTGTCGCTTCCAGGATGATGAGTCCGACTCCGCCTACAGCACGGCTCGTATAGTGGGTGCGATGCCAGTTTTCGACTTTTCCATCTTCATGGTGGGAAGAGTACATGCACATGGGTGCCATGACGATTCGATTCTTCAATTCAACATTTTTAAGTTTATATGGTTCGAATAGCTTTGCGTTCATTTCCAATCACCTTTCCATGAGGAATTTATTTCGGGTTTCTAAACAGTAATTCATCATGAGTATACCAACATCACTTTTGACGGGAAAGGAATGTGCTCTATTTTCTTTTCTTCCTCAGCTCCTTCAATGGATAAACCGTCCCGCGCCATTCGACCCCGCCTCTTCTAAACGTCAGGAACGTCGCCCGGGCGATGGAATAGATGAATAACAAGGCTGTGACGGGCAGGGAGAGGATGAGAAGGGCAGACTCATTCGTCATCTCTTTTATGACTTTGAAATAGGTGATGGAAATCAACAAAATGATCAACATGCTTACGGTCCGGATCAGGACGTCCCCGGCAAAGATCGTGAAGAAAGGAAGGACCGTGGAGCAGAACACACCCGTCATGGCAAATAGGACAAGAAGGATGGAGTAATGGAGCCCGGCAAATGTGTTCTTCTCAAGGCCCTGAAAGGCTCCTTTCAAGGAGTGATACCACTCCACCTCCAGCGAGTGAAGGGCAGTGAGGAACGCCTGGGTCTTCCCGCCTTTTTTGATATGGATCCCAAGCTGCAGATCGTCATCGGGCATGTGCTTGATCTTTTCGTAAGTACCGATCTCCTCATAAGCAGAACGTGTGATCAGATTGAATGCGCCGATCCCCACCCCTGTCCCCGAGGAAGGGTCATTCGCTTTCCATGGCCGTTTATAAAAAGAGAAACCGAATAAAAAGAACACAACAAAGCTTTTCAACCAGAATGTCTTTGATTTAATGTTGGGGGCGAGGGTGAGATGATCGAGCTTCTGAGATTGAAAGACCGCGACAGCCCGGGACAGGGTGGAAGGATCTTTATACAGGACATCTGCATCGGTGAACAGGATGAGTGTTCCTTCCGAGATGAGGTATCCTTTATATAATGCCTGATTCTTTCCGAGCCATCCTTTTTCCAGTGTATCGATATGGAGGACACGGATCCGGTTGTCCATTTCCGCCAGTGCTTCAAGTTTTTTCGGTGTGGTGTCCGTTGAACGATCATTGACGAGAATCCATTCAATCCGTTTATAGTCCTGCTTGAGTTGAGATAGAATGCTGTCTGTAATCGCTTCTTCTTCATTCCTGGCAGGCACGATGATGGAGAGAAGCGGGCCGATTGCCTTGCCCGGCAATCCTTCTAGGGAAGAAAGCGTACCCAACCCCCTCCACACCTCGATGGCGAGAACGATCCAGACGACTAGGACTGCAGAAAGTAAAATGAGGAGTAGATTCATCTGTGTCGACCTTCTTTTTTGCTTTGATTGTATCACTGAAACGGGATCCCCTGCGAATCATGATCGGCTGCAGGTTTTATTTTTTCAAAGAATTCTCCTTTAATTCATGTCCAAGTGTTTGAGAGCGGTTATTTGCGGAAGAAATGCACTTGAAAAAGGCATCCCTGACTTGGTGGTCTTCCAGCGCAGCGATTCCCGCTTCGGTCGTTCCACCTGCACTGGTCACATTTCTTCTTAATTCCCGGGCTTCCAATCCGGATTCTGAAAGCATGGCACTTGCCCCGGCGATCGTCTGGGTAACAAGGCTTTCAGCGAGGCCCTCTTCCAGTCCCAATTCTACTGCAGCATGTTTCAGTATTTCGGCTACGTAATAGATATAAGCTGGCCCGCTCCCTGAAAGAGCCGTGATCAGGTCCAATTTCTCTTCTTCTACCTCCGCTGCTATGCCGACAGACTGAAATAGTGTTTTTGTCCATTCCTTCTGGGAGGGTGAGAGATATTGATTGAAAGCCACCGCCGTTGCCGACTTCCCCATGGCTGCACTTGTATTCGGCATGGCTCTCGCGATGGCTCCCTTAAAGTCCAG
The DNA window shown above is from Rossellomorea vietnamensis and carries:
- the gndA gene encoding NADP-dependent phosphogluconate dehydrogenase; its protein translation is MAQEIGVIGLAVMGKNLAWNIESRGYSVSVYNRSSEKTEEMMNESKGKNVNPTYSIEEFVNSLEKPRKILLMVKAGNPTDATIEQLKPFLEKGDILIDGGNTFFEDTRRRNQELSELGIHFIGTGVSGGEEGALTGPSIMPGGQKEAYDLVAPILKDIAAKVDGDPCTTYIGPDGAGHYVKMVHNGIEYGDMQLIAESYFLMKNVLGLSAEELHEVFADWNEGELDSYLIEITADIFTKKDEETGKPMVDVILDKAGQKGTGKWTSQSALDLGVSLPIITESVFARFISAIKDERVKASKMLKGPDTKPFDGDKKALVESIRKALYMSKICSYAQGFAQMRSASDEYKWDLEYGDIAMIFRGGCIIRAQFLQKIKEAYDRESNLTNLLLDPYFKEIVESYQYALREVISVAVQNGVPVPGFSAALSYYDSYRTETLPANLIQAQRDYFGAHTYERVDKEGIFHTEWMK
- a CDS encoding NADH:flavin oxidoreductase, whose protein sequence is MSQTNTSTESLFKSFHSEKLQLSNRTVMAPMTRGFSPNGVPGEDVAAYYRRRAENGVGLIVTEGTGINHPSSVSGASIPLFHGEESLNGWANVVKEVHQAGGKIVPQLWHVGMTRKKGELPNEEAFPVGPSGLSLSGKEITEPMSEEEVVQMVEAYAQAAADAKRIGFDGIELHGAHGYLIDQFFWENTNRRTDRYGGDLVGRTRFAVEVIEACRREVGPDFPIIFRFSQWKMNDFGAKLANTPDELERFLEPLVNAGVDIFHCSTRRFWEPEFEASDLNLAGWTKKLTGKPVISVGSVGLDGEFTSFSGAGTTSLDGLIDRLDLGEFDLVAIGRSLLQDPEWVRKVEEGKANDLLPFDKEALKKLY
- a CDS encoding cyclase family protein, with product MKIYDVTAPIFNGMPVYKNKPEKQPSIETNTNGHVTESRLSMDVHTGTHVDAPLHMINDGETIETIEIEKLVRPVKVFDVTEADEKISLKDIEGLEIEENDFILFKTKNSWDTEFNFDFIYVAEDAAAYLAEKKIAGVGIDALGIERAQEGHPTHRSLMGSGVIIMEGLQLKDIKAGQYFMVAAPLKIQNTDASPARVLLFDEMIG
- the zwf gene encoding glucose-6-phosphate dehydrogenase produces the protein MNNSTTPTSLITIFGATGDLAKRKLYPSLYHLFRKGKISKRFAVVGVARREWSNEEFQEHVKTSVHKALGSDENIDEFVSHFYYQPNDVSNSDSYKALKNLSDELDETYELEGNRVFYLAMAPEFFGTITEQLKNQGLTDTKGFQRLVIEKPFGHDLPSAEKLNSQIRESFSEDQIYRIDHYLGKEMVQNIEVIRFSNAMFEPLWNNRYISNIQVTSSEELGVEDRGRYYEKSGALRDMVQNHLLQMVALLAMEPPIKLTTDEIRSEKVRVLRSLRPFQQDEVKDYFVRGQYGPGKAGNEALPGYREAENVDDQSNTETYVAGKLMIDNFRWAGVPFYIRTGKRMETKSTKIVIQFKDIPMNLYYNPDKPLAPNLLVIHIQPEEGITLHLNVKKSGQNIETTPVKLNFANNSVDGMNTPEAYEKLLFDCLRGDATNFTHWDEVKLSWAFVDKISEVWEHTRDGEFPNYEAGSMGPKAADNLLAKDGFSWWPIANLDVDQC
- the rnz gene encoding ribonuclease Z — protein: MELLFLGTGAGVPAKLRNVTSIALKLLEERGAVWLFDCGEATQHQILHTSLKPRRIEKIFITHLHGDHIYGLPGLLGSRSFQGGETKLTVYGPKGIKDFIEVSLSISRTHLQYPLEVVEIEEGVIFQDEGFSVVAMGLDHALPTFGYRVIEKDKPGVLQVDQLRDRGVQPGPLYKKLKCGETVRLEDGREIDGKDFLGPSIPGRVVTILGDTRFCSNAVELSKSADVLVHEATFNRDQEEMAREYYHSTTKQAGKTALLAGARRLFLTHISSRYAKESWEELEKEARDVFPESYMARDFMEYDIPLKK
- a CDS encoding histidine phosphatase family protein encodes the protein MKEIYIVRHAKAEGQPFDTPLTEEGERQARQLASFLENRSIQAIYSSPFIRALDTIAPFADRSGLRVQKDDRLGERVLSDQDLPDWMEKLKMSFEDFSLSLPGGESNQMAMERARSFVDEVMGKEEEHIVCVSHGNLTTLLLRLFDDSYGYNELFALSNPDVYIVRLEGDRASVQRIWE
- a CDS encoding GNAT family N-acetyltransferase: MNSFTFEHIYNPGHIIAENALYLHIHYPEMLTRYDSNFLAFKKQPTLEEFMEAARFLREFHQSKGQKHVKFLLPQDHKPSEDLMDYCKKEGYDVGFNELYSIEPDQFPLTEVNPDIEVKEVGKEELQDYLSFQYEQDMDFGPDFADQKVDMHKRNFENPRIMQLLAFYKGTPAGSVDVIIEEDSAEIDGLMVHESFQKKGIGSRLQRYVMERFPDTFIILVADGEDTPRLMYQKQNYRCLGFRYEVQKVYE
- the namA gene encoding NADPH dehydrogenase NamA; its protein translation is MNAKLFEPYKLKNVELKNRIVMAPMCMYSSHHEDGKVENWHRTHYTSRAVGGVGLIILEATAVTPQGRISPQDLGIWNDEQIEGLKELVDLMKEQGAKTGIQLAHAGRKAVLEGDILAPSALPFNDEMKTPVEMTADDVKETVTAFIKGAERAKKAGFDVIEIHGAHGYLINEFLSPLSNKRTDEYGGSAENRYRFLREIIDGIQQVWDGPLLVRVSAKDYNDEGLDVEDYVVFAQWMKEQGVDLIDVSSGALVPARIPVFPGYQVKLAETIKNGADIDTGAVGLITTGIQAEEILQNERADVILLARELLRDPYWPRTAAKELGVEIEAPKQYERGWK
- a CDS encoding glycosyltransferase family 2 protein, with protein sequence MNLLLILLSAVLVVWIVLAIEVWRGLGTLSSLEGLPGKAIGPLLSIIVPARNEEEAITDSILSQLKQDYKRIEWILVNDRSTDTTPKKLEALAEMDNRIRVLHIDTLEKGWLGKNQALYKGYLISEGTLILFTDADVLYKDPSTLSRAVAVFQSQKLDHLTLAPNIKSKTFWLKSFVVFFLFGFSFYKRPWKANDPSSGTGVGIGAFNLITRSAYEEIGTYEKIKHMPDDDLQLGIHIKKGGKTQAFLTALHSLEVEWYHSLKGAFQGLEKNTFAGLHYSILLVLFAMTGVFCSTVLPFFTIFAGDVLIRTVSMLIILLISITYFKVIKEMTNESALLILSLPVTALLFIYSIARATFLTFRRGGVEWRGTVYPLKELRKKRK
- the proC gene encoding pyrroline-5-carboxylate reductase; translation: MKTLFIGAGSMAHALMSGALKAGVLNNEEVYVTNRANQERLNEIMHEFCIRKVNRASRYDVIILAMKPKDFHEAADSVRPYLSGNTLIISVLAGITMEHISDRLDFKGAIARAMPNTSAAMGKSATAVAFNQYLSPSQKEWTKTLFQSVGIAAEVEEEKLDLITALSGSGPAYIYYVAEILKHAAVELGLEEGLAESLVTQTIAGASAMLSESGLEARELRRNVTSAGGTTEAGIAALEDHQVRDAFFKCISSANNRSQTLGHELKENSLKK